In one window of Aphidius gifuensis isolate YNYX2018 linkage group LG4, ASM1490517v1, whole genome shotgun sequence DNA:
- the LOC122855573 gene encoding potassium voltage-gated channel subfamily KQT member 1-like, whose product MLQIFLLNNIPGREKRELYPGLIRCCRNRFIMNRGEQETLFRQSRQMTRIVPSREDLVLSVLKSPINQQQQQQQQHQQHSQQQQQQYRHSAHYPLSPQDHVNCQSHKKSTRSGQTYDEDEEEEDDDDNLPRIRGQCSRLTEKRYSAAAAYAALQGSEDELVACESEDLMLKTPGSETEDTDNGVVIDEPIRKFQFLRRFRSPRFGEAHHKRVPTPMKRKHRRKKNKDDLTSDDVNVGDAEEEEETTIPVQAGVPDPYYPIYLPIDQAFKAKYVFHHKKGKTFQERLYVFLEHPGGWICFIYHFTVFMVVLVCLIFSVLSTIEQYSNFANETLFWMEICLVVFFGVEYCVRLWSAGCRSKYMGCCGRFRFIRKPICIIDLIVVVASMVVLTLGSNGQVFATSAIRGIRFLQILRMLHVDRQGGTWRLLGSVVFIHRQELITTLYIGFLGLIFSSYFVYLAEKDAVGPDGKTDFSSYAITVTTIGYGDTVPQTWMGKIVASCFSVFAISFFALPAGILGSGFALKVQQKQRQKHFNRQIPAAAMLIQCLWRCYAADKAINSVATWNIYIKDPTPAGQPSTPLGKLICIKKMSLMIQVAKKASVLKRRKSRNRMDVQNQQQQQQSGTVPTINTASGTSTGQNDAQRVDNEGDVVFYMEEPKAGTPNRARRDNRGSIFMSQTSSVTEAASDEIDIDIDEPQRVTTLTEAHRNAIRAIRKIKYFVARRKFQQARKPYDVRDVIEQYSQGHLNMMVRIKELQRRLDQTLGKPGSYLAGIDRAGNIKPMTIGARLYRVEQQLSVMDKKIDQLVYVLNAVAQKQQIPLRSIEDDV is encoded by the exons ATGCTGCAAATATTTTTGCTAAATAATATACCGGGACGTGAAAAACGTGAATTATATCCCGGATTAATACGCTGTTGTCGTAATCGATTCATAATGAATCGAGGCGAACAGGAAACACTGTTTCGACAAAGCCGACAGATGACAAGAATTGTACCGTCTCGTGAGGATCTTGTATTGAGTGTACTTAAATCACCAatcaatcaacaacaacagcaacaacaacaacatcaacaacattcacaacaacaacaacaacaatatcgaCATTCAGCACATTATCCTCTTAGTCCACAGGATCATGTCAATTGTCAATCACATAAAAAAAGTACTCGTTCAG gtCAAACGTATGATGaggatgaagaagaagaagatgatgatgataatctaCCACGAATTCGTGGACAATGTTCAAGATTAACAGAAAAACGTTACAGTGCAGCAGCAGCATATGCTGCATTACAAGGAAGTGAAGATGAACTTGTTGCATGTGAATCTGAagatttaatgttaaaaacaCCAGGAAGTGAAACAGAAGATACTGATAATGGTGTTGTTATTGATGAACCAATAcgtaaatttcaatttttacgaCGTTTTAGATCACCAAGATTTGGTGAAGCACATCATAAAAGAGTACCAACACCAATGAAAAGAAAacatagaagaaaaaaaaataaagatgatcTTACAAGTGATGATGTTAATGTTGGTGAtgctgaagaagaagaagaaacaaCAATACCAGTACAAGCTGGTGTACCTGATCCATATTATCcaatttatttaccaattgATCAAGCATTTAAAGCTAAATATgtatttcatcataaaaaaggaaaaacatTTCAAGAACGTCTTTATGTTTTTCTTGAACATCCTGGTGGTTggatatgttttatttatcactTTACTGT gtTCATGGTGGTATTGGTGTGTCTCATATTCAGTGTTTTGTCAACAATTGAACAGTACAGTAATTTTGCAAATGAAACTTTATTTTGGATG gaaATATGTCTTGTGGTATTTTTCGGTGTCGAATACTGTGTAAGACTATGGAGTGCTGGTTGTCGATCAAAGTACATGGGCTGTTGCGGACGTTTTCGATTTATACGAAAACCAATTTGTATAAtag ATTTAATTGTTGTCGTTGCTTCCATGGTCGTACTAACACTTGGCAGCAATGGACAAGTATTTGCAACATCAGCAATACGTGGAATTCGTTTTTTGCAAATTCTTCGAATGCTACATGTCGATCGTCAAGGTGGTACTTGGCGACTACTTGGATCAGTTGTTTTTATTCATCGTCag gAATTGATAACAACTCTTTATATAGGATTTCTGGGTTTAATATTCAGCagttattttgtttatcttgCGGAAAAAGATGCTGTTGGACCAGATGGAAAAACAGATTTTTCCAGTTATGCA ATAACAGTAACTACAATTGGCTACGGTGACACAGTTCCACAAACCTGGATGGGAAAAATTGTAGCCTCATGCTTTAGTGTGTTTGCAATTTCCTTTTTCGCACTTCCAGCT GGTATTCTTGGTTCTGGTTTTGCATTAAAagtacaacaaaaacaacgtCAAAAGCACTTTAATCGTCAGATACCAGCAGCAGCAATGTTGATTCAATGTCTTTGGCGATGTTATGCTGCAGACAAAGCCATCAATAGCGTTGCAACatggaatatttatataaaagatcCAACACCAGCTGGTCAACCATCAACTCCACTTGGAAAG TTGATTTGTATAAAGAAGATG TCTCTGATGATCCAGGTGGCCAAGAAGGCGAGTGTGCTGAAACGACGAAAATCAAGAAATCGAATGGATGTACaaaaccaacaacaacaacaacaaagtgGAACAGTACCGACAATTAATACAGCAAGTGGTACATCAACTGGACAAAATGATGCACAACGTGTTGATAATGAAGGTGATGTTGTATTTTACATGGAAGAACCAAAAGCTGGTACACCAAATCGTGCTAGACGAGACAATCG GGGTAGTATTTTCATGTCACAAACGAGCTCAGTTACTGAAGCTGCCAGTGATGAAATAGacattgatattgatgaacCCCAACGAGTTACAAC ACTCACAGAAGCACATCGAAATGCAATTAGAGCCAttagaaaaatcaaatattttgtggCACGTAGAAAATTTCAACAAGCCAGAAAACCTTATGATGTCAGAGATGTAATTGAGCAATACAGTCAGGGACACTTAAATATGATGGTGCGAATAAAG GAGTTGCAGAGAAGATTGGATCAAACCCTTGGTAAGCCGGGTAGTTACCTAGCTGGAATTGATCGGGCAGGAAACATTAAACCCATGACCATTGGTGCACGTCTATATCGAGTTGAACAGcag CTGTCGGttatggataaaaaaatcGATCAACTAGTCTACGTTCTCAACGCTGTTGcccaaaaacaacaaataccATTGCGAAGTATCGAGGATGACGTGTAA